Proteins co-encoded in one Paenibacillus sp. genomic window:
- a CDS encoding carbohydrate ABC transporter permease produces MARRMLETASSLFRRRRPKLFRMDSTQRWLIVLLGAGGLLMLLPLIYIFNHALKPFSELFIFPPNIFVREPTLNNFVELFVVTRDSVVPATRYLFNSVAVAALGTAAVVVVSALCAYPLSKHKFPGHKAIFATIVVSLMFVAEAVEIPRYVVISQLGIMNTYWGHILPHVAAPVGVFLMKQFIDQLPNDLLEAAKIDGAGELRVFLSIVVPVTMPAVATVAILQFQTIWNDTSTSVLFMQDDAMKTFPFFLSTITQNLANSVARQTAAAAAGLLMFLPTLVMFLVFQRKVIATMAHSGIK; encoded by the coding sequence ATGGCTAGACGAATGCTTGAGACGGCGTCGTCGTTGTTTCGGCGGAGAAGGCCGAAGCTATTTCGGATGGACTCGACGCAGCGCTGGTTAATCGTGCTGCTGGGCGCCGGCGGGCTGCTGATGCTGCTTCCCTTGATTTATATCTTCAACCACGCGCTGAAGCCGTTTTCGGAGTTGTTCATTTTCCCTCCGAATATTTTCGTGCGCGAGCCGACGTTGAATAACTTCGTCGAGTTGTTCGTCGTCACGCGGGACTCGGTCGTGCCGGCTACGCGGTATTTGTTCAACAGCGTGGCCGTCGCCGCGCTCGGGACGGCGGCGGTCGTCGTCGTCAGCGCCTTGTGCGCGTATCCGCTGTCGAAACACAAGTTTCCGGGGCATAAGGCCATCTTCGCTACGATCGTCGTCTCTTTGATGTTCGTTGCGGAAGCGGTGGAGATCCCGAGATACGTCGTCATCTCGCAACTCGGGATTATGAACACCTATTGGGGGCACATCCTGCCTCATGTGGCGGCGCCTGTGGGCGTATTTCTCATGAAGCAGTTCATCGACCAACTGCCGAACGATTTGCTGGAAGCCGCGAAAATCGACGGCGCCGGCGAGCTGCGCGTATTCCTGAGCATCGTCGTGCCCGTGACGATGCCGGCCGTCGCGACCGTCGCCATTTTGCAGTTCCAAACGATTTGGAACGATACGTCGACGTCTGTCCTGTTCATGCAGGACGATGCGATGAAGACGTTCCCGTTTTTTCTATCGACCATTACCCAGAACTTGGCCAATTCGGTGGCAAGGCAGACGGCTGCCGCGGCGGCGGGATTACTCATGTTCCTGCCTACGCTCGTGATGTTCCTCGTGTTCCAACGCAAGGTCATCGCCACGATGGCGCATTCTGGCATTAAATAG
- a CDS encoding YIP1 family protein translates to MLRNGARWIGTAIVLLLSLGLLDPGTARADVMYWTFTKDGYGRLIDAQPAYYPTGMLGKDIYAEDPERPGNLIISPLSDPQDVFVDGNDHIYIADTGNNRIVHLNERGEWVRNITLSKRPFASPNGVFVDERGYLYVADTGNKRVVKLAPDGTLEKEFPEPKHPLIPSDYKYDPVKVIVDKRGYMYIVSLGGYWGMLQLNPDGEFQKFYGTNKAPYTFIDTIKKALYTREMYENEMSKLPPPITNATLDERGFIYTVTSTASSEQVKKLNFRGANILSQFDKFGSANQSFGERNPFDRRFGTEAAPQLTDVAVDAAGNFTVVDTNFNYVSHYDANGNLLFFWGGDFSSGATQLGLVKNPVAVELNSRNELFILDSEEGVLQSFAMSEFGAKVYEANRLTLSGRYEESEGLWREVIRLNAQYNPAVMGLARAAYKKGDFEEAAELFRMAGNKKGYSEAFWQIRLQWFQKHFSTVATAAVTAIAGFLLVDKFTKNAPFRRRVARRPASRRAWIVQLKQAVYVMKHPIDGFSALRAERKGGYFGAVLLLFGAYATVLLSQLYTGFVFSKGLVDDIDALPTLIRFLAIWCGWVVCHYLVGSIYRGEARFRDVFISSAYALAPLIAIGMPLTFVSNFMTESEGTIYIYLENAMYAWVGLMFFWKVHSVQNYDFGETVYSIVMSVLTMATLGALLFILFGLTNELAIFVYEVYQEAMLR, encoded by the coding sequence ATGCTTCGAAACGGAGCGAGGTGGATCGGGACCGCGATCGTGTTATTGCTGTCGCTCGGCTTGCTCGATCCGGGAACGGCCCGCGCGGACGTCATGTATTGGACGTTCACGAAAGACGGCTACGGACGGCTGATCGATGCGCAGCCGGCCTACTATCCTACCGGCATGCTGGGGAAAGACATTTACGCGGAGGATCCGGAACGACCAGGCAACCTTATCATTTCCCCGTTGTCGGATCCACAGGACGTATTCGTCGACGGGAACGATCACATTTATATCGCGGATACGGGCAACAACCGGATCGTGCATCTGAACGAACGCGGCGAGTGGGTGCGCAACATAACGCTGTCGAAAAGACCGTTCGCCTCTCCGAACGGCGTATTCGTCGACGAGCGAGGGTATCTATACGTCGCGGACACGGGGAATAAACGGGTCGTCAAGCTGGCGCCCGACGGCACGCTCGAGAAGGAATTTCCGGAGCCGAAGCACCCGCTCATTCCGAGCGATTACAAGTATGATCCTGTCAAAGTCATCGTCGACAAGCGCGGGTACATGTATATCGTCTCGCTCGGGGGATATTGGGGGATGCTCCAGTTAAATCCGGACGGCGAATTTCAGAAATTTTACGGCACGAACAAAGCGCCCTATACGTTCATCGACACGATCAAGAAGGCGCTTTACACCCGGGAGATGTACGAAAACGAGATGAGCAAGCTGCCTCCGCCGATCACGAATGCGACGTTGGACGAGCGCGGATTTATTTACACCGTCACGAGCACAGCGTCCAGCGAGCAGGTCAAAAAGCTGAATTTCCGAGGGGCCAACATCCTTTCTCAATTCGATAAATTCGGCAGCGCGAATCAAAGCTTCGGCGAGCGCAATCCGTTCGACAGAAGGTTTGGAACGGAAGCCGCTCCCCAACTGACGGACGTGGCCGTCGACGCTGCAGGGAACTTCACGGTGGTAGACACCAACTTCAACTATGTCAGTCACTACGACGCTAACGGGAATCTTTTGTTTTTCTGGGGCGGCGATTTTTCCTCCGGCGCGACGCAGCTCGGCCTCGTGAAAAACCCGGTCGCGGTCGAATTGAACTCGCGAAACGAACTGTTCATTTTAGACTCGGAGGAAGGCGTGCTCCAATCGTTCGCAATGTCGGAATTCGGCGCCAAGGTGTACGAGGCGAACCGATTGACGCTGTCGGGAAGGTATGAGGAGAGCGAAGGGCTGTGGCGGGAAGTGATCCGGCTGAACGCCCAATACAACCCCGCCGTCATGGGTCTGGCGCGCGCCGCTTATAAGAAGGGCGATTTCGAGGAAGCGGCAGAATTGTTCCGCATGGCGGGCAACAAGAAGGGATACTCGGAGGCGTTCTGGCAAATTCGTCTGCAATGGTTCCAGAAGCACTTCTCGACGGTCGCGACGGCTGCCGTGACGGCGATCGCAGGTTTCTTGCTTGTCGATAAATTTACGAAAAACGCGCCGTTCCGCCGCCGCGTCGCGAGACGGCCCGCGTCCCGCAGGGCATGGATCGTACAGCTGAAGCAGGCGGTATACGTCATGAAGCATCCGATCGACGGCTTCAGCGCGCTCCGCGCCGAGCGGAAGGGCGGTTATTTCGGAGCCGTGCTGCTGCTCTTTGGCGCTTACGCAACGGTGTTGCTGTCGCAGCTGTATACGGGATTCGTTTTTAGCAAAGGGCTGGTCGACGACATCGACGCGCTGCCGACCCTCATTCGGTTTCTGGCGATATGGTGCGGCTGGGTCGTTTGCCATTACCTCGTCGGTTCGATTTATCGGGGGGAAGCGCGGTTTCGGGACGTCTTCATTAGCAGCGCGTATGCGTTGGCGCCGCTGATCGCCATCGGGATGCCGCTTACGTTTGTTTCGAATTTCATGACGGAGTCGGAAGGCACGATCTATATATACTTGGAGAACGCCATGTACGCGTGGGTCGGCCTCATGTTCTTCTGGAAGGTGCATTCGGTTCAAAATTACGACTTCGGCGAAACGGTGTACAGCATCGTCATGTCTGTGCTAACGATGGCCACTTTGGGAGCGCTGCTTTTTATTTTATTCGGGTTAACGAATGAACTCGCGATTTTCGTTTATGAAGTGTATCAGGAGGCGATGCTCCGGTGA
- a CDS encoding DUF5696 domain-containing protein, with the protein MKLWQFRKSAAALLFLLILLWAASRVDVSFRQEAGASSDPPSAASVPKAEPALPDESRFRLVSETDALRLKLDDATGHFLVEDKREGTVWRSYPNPEQWENETVGGLWKQHLASPLMFEYTDFHVYNTKPKLTNFLALGGTVKEITEIPGGVRLVYDMPALELSIAVQLRIVDDYVETKILDEGLAEGRYSMTWLRLYPFFGAEQSTGQEGYMLVPDGSGALITFDAHTSASRRVYEERVFGADRSFDNDPSSRLPVTMPVFGMKSGAKAFLAVMEEGAEYAKVYASPAGIYSQYNWIAGQMLYRSTYYQVTNRNKNAGFITYNKEERFGTDRTVKYFLLGAEDADYVGMAKRYRQYLMDEAGMTRLVPATEHLPLYVSVIGGGQKKGVLGERFVPITPFDRAAEMVESLKAQGVREINLTLLGWQQDGYTSFGGYAPPDERLGGTEGLKALIERADAANIPVQLALNYEANSTGIHGFKPAYHGMRDLAGTLLEANIWRSSRDTTLVSYGFTKRVFLEDLQRLKALGADGLLLQWGAQFLNSDFNETYGASRTEAAERQLSMFREAKETVGAVHGTNPNLYVVNTVDHIHDLYDDYSYDLFAERAVPFAQIALHGLKSYTSGYENQRGQFRNEFLKDIEYGAAPSYLLTHTPTRELTSVYGLELMSTTFEDWKGQAAEEYSRYNEALGDVQDEFIVNHRELAPGVRETTYSGGKRIVVNYNDNDYRVGDIVVPAKDFAVVEGEKSR; encoded by the coding sequence ATGAAGCTATGGCAATTCAGAAAATCCGCGGCGGCGCTGCTGTTCCTGCTTATCCTTCTTTGGGCGGCGTCCCGCGTGGACGTTAGCTTTCGTCAAGAGGCGGGCGCTTCAAGCGATCCGCCGTCCGCCGCGAGCGTGCCGAAGGCGGAGCCGGCGCTGCCGGACGAAAGCCGCTTTCGGCTCGTCTCCGAGACGGACGCGCTGCGGCTCAAATTGGACGACGCAACCGGGCATTTTCTCGTCGAGGATAAACGGGAAGGGACCGTATGGCGTTCTTATCCAAATCCGGAACAATGGGAGAACGAGACGGTCGGCGGCCTGTGGAAGCAGCATCTGGCGTCGCCGCTGATGTTCGAATACACGGATTTCCATGTCTATAACACGAAGCCGAAGTTGACGAATTTCCTCGCCCTCGGCGGCACCGTGAAGGAGATAACTGAAATACCGGGCGGCGTGCGTTTGGTATACGACATGCCTGCGCTGGAGCTGTCGATTGCGGTGCAACTTCGCATCGTGGACGATTACGTGGAGACGAAAATTCTAGACGAGGGGCTTGCTGAAGGCCGTTACAGCATGACGTGGCTTCGGCTGTATCCGTTCTTCGGCGCGGAGCAGTCGACGGGGCAGGAAGGGTATATGTTGGTTCCTGACGGATCCGGCGCGTTGATAACCTTCGATGCTCACACTTCCGCGTCCCGCCGCGTGTACGAAGAGCGCGTATTCGGGGCGGATCGGTCGTTCGACAACGACCCCAGCTCGCGGCTCCCGGTCACGATGCCCGTGTTCGGCATGAAATCCGGCGCCAAAGCGTTCCTCGCGGTTATGGAGGAAGGCGCGGAGTACGCCAAGGTGTATGCTTCTCCGGCGGGGATCTACAGCCAATACAACTGGATCGCGGGACAGATGCTGTACAGATCCACGTATTACCAAGTGACGAATCGGAACAAAAACGCCGGCTTCATTACGTACAACAAGGAGGAGCGGTTCGGCACCGATCGGACCGTGAAGTATTTCTTGCTGGGTGCGGAGGATGCGGATTACGTCGGCATGGCGAAGCGATACCGGCAATATTTAATGGATGAGGCGGGGATGACCCGGCTCGTTCCGGCCACGGAACACTTGCCGTTGTACGTTTCGGTGATCGGCGGAGGTCAGAAGAAGGGTGTGCTCGGAGAGCGGTTCGTCCCCATTACGCCGTTCGATCGAGCGGCCGAGATGGTGGAGTCGCTCAAGGCGCAAGGCGTCCGCGAAATCAATCTTACGTTATTGGGCTGGCAGCAGGACGGGTATACATCGTTTGGCGGATACGCCCCTCCGGACGAGCGGCTCGGCGGCACGGAAGGATTGAAAGCGCTGATCGAACGCGCCGACGCCGCGAACATTCCGGTACAGCTTGCGTTAAATTACGAGGCGAACAGTACGGGGATCCATGGCTTTAAGCCGGCGTATCACGGCATGCGGGATCTGGCGGGCACCCTGCTGGAGGCCAATATTTGGCGTTCTTCGCGCGATACCACGTTGGTCAGCTACGGTTTTACGAAGCGCGTCTTCCTGGAAGACTTGCAGCGTTTGAAGGCGCTCGGCGCGGACGGCCTGCTGCTGCAGTGGGGTGCGCAGTTCTTGAACAGCGACTTCAACGAAACATACGGCGCTAGCCGAACCGAGGCGGCGGAGCGTCAACTGTCGATGTTCCGCGAGGCGAAAGAGACCGTCGGCGCCGTTCACGGGACCAACCCGAATCTATATGTCGTGAACACGGTCGATCACATCCATGATCTTTACGATGACTATTCGTACGACTTATTCGCGGAACGCGCCGTTCCGTTCGCTCAAATCGCGCTGCACGGGCTTAAATCGTATACCTCAGGGTACGAGAACCAACGGGGGCAATTCCGCAACGAGTTTCTTAAAGATATCGAATACGGCGCAGCTCCGTCGTATTTGCTGACGCATACGCCGACCCGGGAATTGACGTCCGTCTACGGGCTGGAGCTTATGAGCACTACGTTCGAAGATTGGAAAGGGCAAGCCGCGGAGGAGTACTCGAGATACAACGAGGCGCTTGGGGACGTGCAGGACGAATTTATCGTCAATCACCGAGAGCTTGCGCCCGGCGTGCGCGAAACGACGTATTCGGGCGGAAAGCGCATTGTGGTCAATTATAATGACAACGACTACCGCGTCGGAGACATCGTCGTACCGGCCAAGGACTTCGCGGTCGTGGAAGGGGAGAAGTCGAGATGA